A single region of the Arthrobacter sp. zg-Y820 genome encodes:
- a CDS encoding FAD-dependent oxidoreductase, producing the protein MAPGRIGSMETHNRIVLPAMDMNVSAHGEIEQPEIDHYVARAAGGAGLIITGACAIDFPYGAASMKEPGLSEDKFIPGLKALADAVHAAGSKICIQSTHHGKVARVDTANDRPVLAPNQPDYKYDMSALADSTPAELRKMGAATAGKQVVYHDMTAADISALISTWADAAERVAKAGCDAIEIHVAHGYILGVFLNQRDNKRTDEYGGPLTNRARLACDVIRAVRERVGEKLAILVRISGEEYGQEGGLTLEEAIEASKLFEQAGADAIHVTGWGRNPFDNFTDGPLPNKVGAYLKNAAEIKKHVTVPVIAVGRMLPEIAEKALAAGDIDFAAMGRQLLADPELPNKIRDGNFDQVRPCINCYLCVAENFFDDTPFCAVNPALGNEALLPLKPASSTKHVVVVGAGPAGLESARVLTERGHRVTVLDKSDRLGGTMWFSTMTTPDNERLLKWFKSEIKRLRIAVKLNTPATVESIRALNPDQVIVATGAVRPKPDFPGGDLPNVQTGDTLRAMMLGTATAEEAGPVLSTLGKLGRLSGVTKSPEFVRQFTKAWLPMGKDVVVIGGSLVGLELSEFLAERGRKVTLLHETQQLGLPLAMPRRWTAVRDAKAHGVQIHRNVSVTRITEKTVEWTEGEGESQQSFSAPASMVVYADGTTAAAPLADELRAAGFDVDVVGDAGEVNYIHGAIHSSWKVTTEV; encoded by the coding sequence ATGGCCCCGGGACGCATCGGTTCAATGGAAACGCACAACCGGATCGTCCTGCCTGCGATGGACATGAATGTCTCCGCGCACGGCGAGATTGAACAGCCCGAGATCGATCACTATGTGGCCCGCGCCGCCGGCGGTGCCGGGCTGATCATTACCGGTGCCTGCGCCATTGATTTCCCCTACGGTGCGGCGTCGATGAAGGAGCCGGGCCTGTCGGAAGACAAGTTCATTCCGGGCCTCAAGGCGCTCGCCGACGCGGTGCACGCGGCCGGCAGCAAGATCTGCATCCAGTCCACGCACCACGGCAAGGTAGCCCGCGTCGACACCGCCAACGACCGGCCGGTGCTGGCCCCCAACCAGCCGGACTACAAGTACGACATGTCGGCGCTGGCCGACAGCACCCCGGCTGAGCTGCGCAAGATGGGCGCCGCCACCGCCGGCAAGCAGGTTGTCTACCACGACATGACGGCCGCGGACATTTCCGCGCTGATCTCCACCTGGGCCGACGCCGCCGAACGCGTCGCCAAGGCCGGCTGCGACGCCATCGAAATCCACGTTGCGCACGGCTACATCCTCGGGGTGTTCCTGAACCAGCGCGACAACAAGCGCACCGACGAGTACGGCGGCCCGCTGACCAACCGCGCCCGGCTGGCGTGCGACGTCATCCGCGCCGTGCGGGAACGCGTCGGCGAGAAGCTGGCCATCCTGGTCCGGATTTCCGGCGAGGAGTACGGGCAGGAAGGCGGCCTCACCCTGGAGGAAGCCATCGAGGCCTCCAAGCTGTTTGAGCAGGCCGGCGCCGACGCCATCCACGTCACCGGATGGGGCCGCAACCCGTTCGATAACTTCACCGACGGCCCGCTGCCCAACAAGGTCGGTGCCTACCTGAAGAACGCCGCCGAGATCAAGAAGCACGTCACGGTCCCGGTCATCGCCGTCGGCCGGATGCTGCCGGAAATCGCAGAAAAGGCGCTGGCCGCGGGAGACATCGACTTCGCCGCCATGGGACGCCAGCTGCTGGCCGACCCGGAGCTGCCCAACAAGATCCGCGACGGCAACTTCGACCAGGTCCGCCCCTGCATCAACTGCTACCTGTGCGTGGCGGAAAATTTCTTCGACGACACACCCTTCTGCGCGGTCAACCCGGCCCTCGGCAACGAGGCGCTGCTGCCGCTCAAGCCCGCCTCCTCGACCAAGCACGTGGTGGTTGTCGGTGCCGGCCCGGCCGGCCTGGAGAGCGCCCGGGTACTGACCGAACGCGGCCACCGGGTCACCGTGCTAGACAAGTCGGACCGCCTCGGCGGCACCATGTGGTTCTCCACCATGACCACCCCGGACAACGAACGCCTGCTGAAGTGGTTCAAGTCCGAGATCAAGCGCCTGCGCATCGCGGTCAAGCTCAACACTCCGGCCACCGTGGAATCCATCCGCGCGCTGAACCCGGACCAGGTCATCGTCGCCACCGGTGCCGTCCGGCCCAAGCCCGACTTCCCCGGCGGCGACCTGCCGAACGTGCAGACCGGCGACACGCTGCGGGCCATGATGCTCGGCACCGCGACCGCCGAGGAGGCCGGCCCGGTGCTGAGCACCCTGGGCAAGCTCGGCCGCCTCTCCGGCGTCACCAAGAGCCCGGAATTTGTCCGCCAGTTCACCAAGGCCTGGCTGCCGATGGGCAAGGATGTGGTGGTGATCGGCGGATCCCTGGTTGGTCTGGAGCTCTCCGAGTTCCTCGCCGAGCGCGGACGCAAGGTGACGCTGCTGCACGAGACGCAGCAGCTCGGCCTGCCGCTGGCCATGCCGCGCCGCTGGACCGCGGTGCGCGACGCCAAGGCGCACGGCGTGCAGATTCACCGCAACGTTTCGGTCACCCGCATCACCGAGAAGACCGTGGAATGGACCGAGGGGGAGGGCGAGAGCCAGCAGAGCTTCTCCGCACCCGCCTCCATGGTGGTCTATGCCGACGGCACGACGGCGGCCGCACCCCTGGCGGACGAGCTGCGGGCCGCGGGCTTCGACGTCGACGTCGTCGGTGACGCCGGCGAGGTCAACTACATCCACGGCGCCATCCACTCCTCGTGGAAGGTGACCACCGAGGTCTAG
- a CDS encoding DUF4352 domain-containing protein, with protein MGTQPNDPFHDYGQGYPSPPQGPQSNDGKGLALAGLILGIIALVLFWLPLINFLSLLLALVGLGLSIASLVIVRRRGSAQGLSVAAVVVSAVALVAAILATVLWSALFNAVDEEVDTPLSPVTAPATVSPTPAPADTSTATPTPTSGQGQTSEAPAFPGAEDSDAVGLAGEALVLGDVTVTSTPLTDGDSTLRPTLCTTATLQNNSDETIDFNIFDWKLQSPSGTIRNSTGLGTDNSLSSGEVAPGGTATGDVCFDNDAAQTGQFVVLYEPIFPFFSDRGAWINDL; from the coding sequence ATGGGAACGCAGCCGAATGATCCGTTTCACGACTATGGGCAGGGATATCCGTCTCCGCCGCAAGGACCGCAATCCAACGATGGCAAGGGCCTCGCGCTGGCAGGCCTGATCTTGGGAATCATTGCACTGGTGCTGTTTTGGCTCCCGCTCATTAACTTCCTGTCGCTGCTCTTGGCCTTGGTGGGTCTGGGGCTCTCCATCGCTTCGCTGGTTATTGTCCGACGAAGGGGTTCCGCCCAGGGCCTGTCCGTTGCTGCCGTGGTTGTCTCCGCAGTGGCGCTGGTGGCAGCTATTCTTGCCACTGTTTTATGGAGCGCACTGTTCAACGCAGTGGACGAGGAAGTGGACACTCCTTTGTCCCCGGTCACCGCTCCCGCCACGGTTTCCCCAACCCCCGCCCCTGCGGATACCTCCACCGCCACTCCCACCCCAACTTCCGGTCAGGGACAGACGTCCGAGGCACCTGCCTTCCCGGGAGCAGAAGACAGCGATGCGGTCGGGCTGGCAGGTGAAGCCCTGGTTCTGGGCGACGTCACCGTCACCTCTACACCGCTGACTGACGGCGATTCGACGTTGAGGCCGACCTTGTGCACAACGGCAACTCTTCAGAACAATTCAGATGAAACTATCGATTTCAACATCTTTGATTGGAAGCTGCAGTCGCCGTCGGGGACTATTCGGAATTCGACAGGACTGGGAACTGACAACTCGTTGTCCAGCGGCGAGGTGGCGCCAGGAGGAACTGCCACCGGAGACGTCTGCTTCGACAATGATGCTGCTCAAACCGGACAATTCGTTGTCCTCTACGAACCCATCTTCCCCTTCTTCTCAGACAGGGGTGCGTGGATCAACGATCTGTAG